A genomic window from Brevibacillus agri includes:
- a CDS encoding sensor histidine kinase produces the protein MLKLSIKAIQKRLLIIWFSILIVLALLPDSFMRETPLQFSLTIVLFFCYIVVFWISKRNWKPYQFELATVMLGTMALLKSVFAGGEGFGMMLPLAVFIGFYIEGRRALAYASFFGACTTLFLYFYGILQFPHIIPFILTYIGCYIGARGYRIQSEAYKTNQAHLEELQQAHTELQEAHSQLQEAALHSLQVAVLEERTRIARDIHDALGHSLTSLIVQLHALKYMLQDGPEHAQEAVRNMLGVAKQSLEEIRTSVHTLAMDKTSLGLTPLRALLSQAQKHTGIKMELISSELDIPLSQELTITFYRILQEAITNTLRHSNAKEIQVMIEQREGSLYFSIQDDGDITPQDQIKPGFGLTGIAERIKQLNGSLSYSAKEPHGFKLDVRLPLEHLEKEGSIRT, from the coding sequence TTGCTGAAACTGAGTATAAAAGCGATTCAAAAACGTTTGCTAATCATCTGGTTCTCCATTTTGATCGTGCTGGCCTTGCTGCCAGATTCGTTCATGCGCGAGACTCCCTTACAGTTTTCTCTTACGATTGTACTATTCTTTTGTTACATTGTGGTATTCTGGATTTCAAAAAGGAACTGGAAGCCGTACCAATTTGAACTAGCTACGGTTATGCTCGGCACCATGGCGCTCTTAAAAAGCGTGTTCGCCGGAGGAGAAGGCTTCGGAATGATGCTCCCGCTCGCCGTCTTTATCGGCTTTTACATCGAAGGACGGCGTGCGCTGGCTTACGCGAGTTTTTTTGGCGCGTGCACCACGTTGTTTTTGTATTTTTACGGCATCCTCCAATTTCCGCATATCATTCCGTTTATCCTGACGTACATCGGCTGCTATATCGGGGCGCGGGGATACCGGATTCAAAGCGAGGCGTACAAAACGAACCAAGCCCATTTGGAGGAGCTGCAACAAGCCCATACCGAGCTGCAGGAAGCGCATTCCCAGCTTCAGGAAGCGGCCTTGCACTCGTTGCAGGTAGCGGTTCTGGAGGAACGGACGCGGATTGCCCGCGACATTCACGACGCGCTGGGTCACAGTCTTACCTCGCTGATTGTCCAGCTTCACGCGCTGAAGTACATGCTGCAGGACGGACCGGAGCACGCGCAGGAAGCCGTGCGCAACATGCTCGGCGTAGCGAAGCAAAGCCTGGAAGAAATCCGCACCTCCGTGCATACGCTCGCCATGGACAAAACATCGCTGGGACTCACTCCGCTGCGCGCTTTGCTGTCGCAGGCGCAAAAGCATACAGGGATCAAGATGGAGCTCATCTCATCCGAGCTGGATATCCCGCTGTCCCAGGAGCTGACGATCACGTTTTACCGGATTTTACAGGAAGCGATTACAAATACGCTGCGCCACTCCAATGCAAAAGAAATTCAGGTCATGATCGAGCAGCGGGAAGGCTCCCTCTACTTCTCGATACAGGACGACGGTGACATCACTCCCCAGGATCAAATCAAGCCTGGGTTTGGACTGACAGGGATTGCCGAGCGCATCAAGCAGTTGAACGGCAGCCTGTCCTATTCGGCAAAAGAACCGCATGGATTCAAACTCGATGTAAGATTGCCGCTGGAACATCTGGAAAAAGAAGGGAGCATACGAACATGA
- a CDS encoding MarR family winged helix-turn-helix transcriptional regulator, protein MKELIQLAKLLKEASALFASISKKELDSTDLNWQQVLILEQLSNGSKTMGEICKAVDLPYSTTSGLINRLEQENLVRRFRDQTDRRIVWVSLTERVSEQRELKPEDPHAISSLHALQQLFSQKKEITG, encoded by the coding sequence ATGAAAGAACTGATTCAGTTGGCTAAGCTCCTGAAAGAAGCGAGTGCCTTGTTTGCGTCCATTTCCAAAAAGGAACTGGACAGCACTGATCTGAACTGGCAGCAGGTGCTGATTTTGGAACAGCTCAGCAACGGTTCAAAAACGATGGGGGAAATTTGCAAGGCTGTCGATCTTCCGTACAGTACCACGTCAGGATTAATCAACAGGCTGGAGCAGGAAAATCTGGTGCGTCGTTTTCGAGACCAAACCGACCGCCGAATCGTGTGGGTTTCCTTAACGGAGCGCGTGTCTGAACAACGGGAATTGAAGCCGGAAGATCCTCACGCGATCTCATCTCTTCATGCGCTGCAACAATTGTTCTCCCAAAAGAAAGAAATAACAGGCTAA
- a CDS encoding efflux RND transporter permease subunit: MNLSELSIKRPVTMIMLTVAMLIFGFVSLPRLAIDLMPELNFPVAVVVTSVDGGSPSEVEKLVTKPIENALGTVSNLDSISSVSIEGASQVILMFNWGTDLDQATLDMREKVDQVRSMLPDSAHAPRVLRIDPNSQPIIQFAVTGEQDVNKLKKLAEDMIQSRLERIDGVAAASISGGQDRIVDVIVDPAKLSAYGLSLEQIQQALASGNLSGSAGSVREGDSKMNIRVQGEFANVEEIALTPISVGANSIRLSDIAEVRDTLEDITQLSYVNGKPSLGISITKASGGNTIEVADEVKAELEKIKADLPEHVQITTTLDTSTYIKDSIYTTAEHALLGGLVGIILLFFFLGSLQSMLIAIIVLPVSIVATFLLMYMSGQTINLISLSGLTLGLGSLIDFAVVMLENIFRQREQGKGMMQAALDGSKEVGTAVMASALAQICVFLPIALTEGIASELFGPLALTVVYSHIAALVFSILLVPMLSSRILKKVPNHANHENYRGINPVTWFNIGFGKVEKGYQKLLAWALGHRKTVMFSSVVMMVGSLALTPLIGAEFIPSMDQGQISVSVKMPNGTVLAETEKVAKQVEEIVNQVPEKDIVATSIGSNGSPIASTLSSNQATITLLLVDVTERKRSSSDIAIDLQQKLKNIPGPEIKVSAAEGMSMGSPIELNVRGDDLAVLKDISAIIKGEVEKVPGTSNVTTSLEASRQEFEVKVDAEKASLYGLSTGQILSSVRTAFQGQTVTKYRTGDDEIDINLKLPENYQEDINYLNNLRIAAPGGAQIALSSVATISKVDVPLTINRSNLTREVKVTSDLAGRDLNSVTQEITAKLNNLNLPDGYKVEFGGQSQDMAESFGSLALAILLSVVLLYMVMAAQFESFYSPFIIMFSVPPTVTGVLLGLLVTGTTISVSVLIGYILLIGLVVNNAIVLIDYVNQLRAKGWELREAILHAGPIRLRPILMTTLTTILAIGPLAFSGGSGTETQAPMAITVIFGLSFATLITLVLVPVVTSWFDDIGKKRRERRMKRKEKKQKKTVPALES; the protein is encoded by the coding sequence TTGAATCTGTCTGAACTCTCGATTAAACGTCCGGTCACGATGATTATGCTGACCGTGGCCATGCTGATTTTCGGTTTCGTCTCCCTGCCTCGCTTGGCGATTGACTTGATGCCGGAGCTGAATTTTCCGGTTGCCGTGGTCGTCACGTCTGTGGACGGGGGCTCACCCAGTGAGGTAGAAAAACTGGTGACAAAACCGATCGAAAATGCGCTAGGTACGGTTTCCAACCTGGACAGCATTTCATCCGTGTCTATTGAAGGGGCCTCGCAGGTCATCCTCATGTTTAACTGGGGAACGGATCTCGATCAGGCCACTCTCGATATGCGAGAGAAAGTCGATCAGGTGAGGAGCATGCTCCCTGATTCCGCGCATGCGCCGCGGGTATTGCGCATCGATCCGAACAGCCAGCCGATCATCCAGTTTGCCGTCACAGGCGAGCAGGATGTCAACAAGCTGAAAAAGCTCGCGGAAGACATGATCCAGTCGCGACTGGAGCGTATTGACGGCGTCGCGGCTGCTTCCATCAGCGGCGGTCAGGACCGAATCGTCGACGTCATCGTCGATCCGGCCAAGCTCTCCGCGTACGGACTGTCCCTGGAGCAAATCCAGCAGGCGCTCGCAAGCGGCAACCTGTCTGGCTCCGCCGGTTCCGTCCGTGAAGGGGACAGCAAGATGAACATCCGCGTCCAGGGTGAATTTGCCAACGTGGAGGAAATCGCGCTGACGCCGATTTCGGTAGGGGCCAACTCCATTCGCCTGAGCGATATTGCCGAAGTCAGAGATACGCTCGAAGACATTACGCAGCTCAGCTACGTAAATGGCAAACCGAGCCTCGGTATCTCCATTACGAAAGCTTCCGGCGGAAACACCATCGAGGTGGCCGACGAAGTAAAAGCAGAGCTGGAGAAAATCAAGGCGGATTTGCCGGAGCACGTGCAAATCACTACGACGCTTGACACTTCGACCTACATCAAAGATTCGATCTACACAACAGCGGAGCACGCGCTGCTCGGTGGACTGGTCGGGATCATCCTGCTGTTCTTCTTCCTGGGCAGCCTACAGTCGATGCTGATCGCGATTATCGTGTTGCCTGTATCCATCGTCGCGACCTTCCTGTTGATGTACATGTCAGGACAGACGATCAACCTGATCTCGCTTTCCGGTTTGACGCTGGGGCTGGGGTCATTGATCGACTTTGCGGTCGTTATGCTGGAGAACATCTTCCGCCAGCGGGAGCAAGGAAAAGGCATGATGCAAGCCGCGCTCGACGGCTCCAAAGAGGTTGGAACGGCCGTTATGGCCTCCGCCTTGGCGCAAATTTGCGTATTCTTGCCGATTGCCCTGACGGAAGGGATTGCTTCCGAGCTGTTCGGACCGCTGGCTTTGACAGTCGTGTACTCGCATATTGCGGCACTCGTCTTCTCGATTTTGCTGGTGCCGATGCTCAGCTCGCGCATTTTGAAGAAAGTACCGAATCATGCGAATCACGAAAATTATCGTGGCATCAACCCGGTTACTTGGTTTAACATCGGGTTTGGCAAAGTGGAAAAAGGCTACCAAAAGCTGCTGGCATGGGCTTTGGGCCACAGAAAAACAGTCATGTTTTCTTCTGTCGTCATGATGGTCGGCTCGCTTGCCCTGACGCCGCTGATCGGGGCGGAGTTCATCCCGAGCATGGACCAGGGACAAATTTCTGTATCGGTTAAGATGCCAAACGGAACCGTTTTGGCTGAGACGGAAAAAGTCGCCAAGCAAGTAGAAGAGATTGTGAATCAAGTGCCGGAAAAAGACATTGTGGCGACGTCGATCGGCAGCAACGGTTCGCCGATTGCAAGCACGCTGTCCTCCAACCAGGCAACGATCACGCTGCTGCTCGTCGACGTGACAGAGCGCAAACGTTCCTCAAGCGACATCGCCATAGACTTGCAGCAGAAGCTGAAAAATATTCCGGGGCCGGAAATCAAGGTGAGCGCAGCAGAAGGCATGTCCATGGGCTCGCCAATCGAGCTGAATGTGCGCGGCGACGATTTGGCCGTCCTCAAAGACATCAGTGCGATCATCAAGGGCGAGGTCGAAAAAGTACCTGGCACGAGCAACGTTACAACTAGCCTGGAAGCGTCCAGACAGGAATTTGAAGTCAAGGTCGACGCGGAAAAAGCGAGCTTGTACGGCTTGTCGACAGGACAGATTCTCTCCAGCGTCCGGACGGCCTTCCAGGGGCAAACGGTCACGAAGTATCGTACAGGCGATGACGAGATTGACATTAACCTGAAGCTGCCTGAAAATTATCAAGAAGACATCAACTACTTGAACAACCTGCGGATTGCTGCGCCAGGCGGGGCACAAATCGCGCTGTCCTCGGTGGCTACCATCAGCAAAGTGGACGTGCCGCTCACGATCAACCGCTCCAACCTGACGCGCGAAGTGAAGGTTACGAGTGATCTGGCCGGGCGTGACCTGAATTCCGTCACACAGGAGATTACGGCGAAACTGAACAACCTGAATCTCCCGGACGGTTACAAAGTCGAGTTCGGCGGACAAAGCCAGGACATGGCCGAGTCGTTCGGCAGCCTCGCGCTCGCGATTCTGCTCTCCGTTGTGCTTTTGTACATGGTGATGGCGGCGCAGTTCGAGTCGTTTTACAGCCCGTTCATCATCATGTTCTCGGTTCCGCCGACGGTTACAGGGGTTCTCCTGGGACTTTTGGTTACCGGAACGACGATCAGCGTATCCGTATTGATCGGGTACATTCTCCTGATCGGTCTGGTCGTGAACAACGCGATCGTGCTGATCGACTACGTGAACCAGTTGCGGGCAAAAGGCTGGGAGCTGCGCGAAGCGATTCTCCATGCCGGACCAATCCGTCTGCGTCCGATTCTGATGACGACGCTGACGACGATCCTCGCGATTGGACCGCTGGCTTTTTCCGGCGGATCGGGTACAGAGACACAGGCACCAATGGCTATCACCGTTATTTTCGGTCTGAGCTTTGCGACACTCATTACCCTTGTTTTGGTTCCGGTCGTCACTTCGTGGTTTGACGATATCGGCAAAAAGCGTCGTGAAAGACGCATGAAACGGAAAGAAAAGAAACAAAAGAAAACCGTTCCCGCTTTGGAATCGTAA
- a CDS encoding efflux RND transporter periplasmic adaptor subunit gives MKLSIKPVILAVLAVSLVAGCSSPQAETPQAETVEAATPVQVETVATGSVTTESGLTAKLAPSEEVQLTPKMGGKITSLPVQLGQYVTKGQVLFKLDEKDLQNSVKQAEAAYELAQASLNQAGSSSDQGLVQARNGLKQAEVALADAKLNQQRMNQLYTQGAISAQQMEQANMQLTNAQTAYDNAQQNLQVAQQKANVQVSAASAKQAAVSLQNAREQLANATVTSPINGFVSSVNGAVGQMAGQQPVVVVVNTNPLLVKANLSEADITKVKVGTVVKVNVQSTGKTIDAKVTAVSPVMDSALKAYPIEITIPNPSNELKSDMVVNVTFPSDGASGAKALVISRKAVFDRDGKQYVFRLEGDIAKQVEVTTGKSSSDKIEVTSGLAEGDKIVVTGITMLQDGSKVSIQQ, from the coding sequence ATGAAACTTAGCATAAAACCCGTCATACTGGCCGTATTGGCCGTAAGCCTCGTGGCAGGTTGTTCCAGCCCGCAAGCGGAAACACCGCAGGCAGAAACGGTGGAAGCGGCAACACCTGTCCAGGTCGAAACAGTCGCCACAGGCTCCGTCACGACAGAGTCGGGTCTGACGGCGAAGCTGGCGCCGAGTGAAGAAGTACAGCTCACTCCGAAAATGGGCGGCAAGATCACTTCGCTGCCCGTGCAGCTCGGACAGTATGTGACAAAAGGCCAGGTGCTGTTTAAACTGGATGAAAAAGATTTGCAAAACAGCGTCAAACAGGCGGAAGCCGCATACGAGCTGGCCCAGGCGAGCTTGAATCAGGCTGGAAGCAGCTCGGATCAGGGACTCGTTCAAGCGCGCAACGGACTGAAGCAGGCGGAAGTCGCTTTGGCTGACGCGAAGCTGAACCAGCAGCGGATGAACCAGTTGTATACGCAGGGAGCGATCTCCGCCCAGCAAATGGAGCAGGCGAACATGCAGTTGACCAACGCGCAAACTGCTTATGACAACGCGCAGCAAAACTTGCAGGTCGCCCAGCAAAAAGCGAACGTGCAAGTGTCGGCGGCTTCGGCGAAACAGGCTGCGGTCAGCTTGCAAAACGCCCGTGAGCAACTGGCGAACGCGACCGTTACTTCGCCAATCAACGGCTTTGTCTCCAGCGTAAACGGAGCGGTCGGCCAAATGGCAGGGCAGCAGCCAGTCGTGGTAGTAGTCAACACCAACCCGCTGCTCGTAAAAGCGAACCTGTCCGAAGCGGACATCACGAAAGTCAAAGTCGGCACCGTCGTGAAAGTGAACGTGCAATCGACTGGAAAAACGATTGATGCCAAAGTAACGGCAGTCAGCCCTGTGATGGATTCCGCGCTCAAAGCGTATCCGATCGAAATTACGATCCCGAACCCATCCAATGAGCTGAAGTCCGACATGGTCGTCAATGTGACGTTCCCATCCGACGGAGCGAGCGGCGCGAAAGCTCTCGTCATCTCGCGCAAAGCAGTCTTTGACCGCGACGGCAAGCAATACGTGTTCAGGCTTGAGGGCGACATTGCGAAGCAGGTAGAAGTCACTACGGGAAAATCGTCCAGCGACAAGATCGAAGTCACAAGCGGCCTTGCAGAAGGCGACAAAATTGTCGTAACCGGAATCACGATGCTGCAGGATGGCAGCAAGGTTAGCATTCAGCAGTAA
- a CDS encoding cytochrome c biogenesis CcdA family protein has translation MTGNLTVFLAFAAGFLSFISPCCLPLYPSFLSYITGVTVDEVKKGKAVFQKQALLHTLFFIIGFSIIFIALGLSTSWIGNLFVNQKDLIRQLGGILLIIIGLVMLQVFKMDWMMRSFKIDLKSRPLGYTGSILVGMTYAAGWTPCVGPILSGIIVLGVTDPSRALTYTLAYTLGFAIPFFVMTFFISKVSAIVKYSDQFMKVGGGVMILFGVLLYTDKLTDITRVLIQLFGGFTGF, from the coding sequence ATGACTGGGAATCTTACGGTGTTTTTGGCGTTTGCGGCGGGGTTTCTCTCGTTTATTTCGCCTTGCTGTCTGCCGCTTTATCCGTCTTTTTTGTCCTACATCACCGGAGTGACAGTGGATGAAGTGAAAAAAGGGAAAGCCGTCTTCCAAAAGCAGGCCCTTTTACATACGCTTTTTTTCATCATCGGCTTTTCCATTATTTTTATTGCCCTGGGGCTGTCTACCTCGTGGATTGGCAATCTGTTCGTCAACCAAAAGGACCTGATCCGGCAGCTTGGCGGGATTTTGCTCATCATTATCGGCCTTGTCATGCTGCAAGTGTTTAAAATGGACTGGATGATGCGGTCGTTCAAGATCGATTTAAAATCGCGCCCTTTGGGGTATACTGGGTCCATACTGGTGGGAATGACCTATGCTGCTGGATGGACGCCTTGTGTCGGACCGATTCTCTCCGGCATTATCGTGCTCGGAGTCACCGATCCGTCTCGGGCCTTGACGTACACGTTGGCCTATACACTCGGGTTTGCCATTCCGTTCTTCGTCATGACGTTTTTCATCAGTAAAGTGAGCGCGATCGTCAAGTATTCGGATCAATTCATGAAAGTCGGCGGCGGCGTGATGATTTTGTTCGGCGTGCTGTTGTACACGGACAAACTGACAGACATTACGCGCGTGCTCATTCAATTGTTCGGAGGCTTTACAGGATTTTAA
- a CDS encoding TlpA family protein disulfide reductase, giving the protein MKKLLLAVLVIAGAGIAVWEKPESSASVVADVQKPEVGYMAPHFTLTGLDNQTYKVEGKRNKPLLLNFWASWCGPCRMEAPDLQKIYEKYGGQIDMYGVNVTSSDNPEAAQAFVQTYKLTFPIPMDVSGSVSNRYLVQAFPTTYLIDAQGIIRKKIIGMIDASTLELELRQLQNEKK; this is encoded by the coding sequence ATGAAAAAGCTGTTGCTGGCGGTGCTGGTGATTGCGGGAGCAGGAATCGCGGTATGGGAGAAGCCGGAGTCATCAGCGTCAGTCGTAGCAGATGTTCAGAAACCGGAAGTAGGCTACATGGCGCCTCACTTTACCCTGACTGGCCTGGACAATCAGACGTACAAGGTCGAGGGAAAAAGGAACAAGCCGTTGCTGCTCAACTTTTGGGCATCCTGGTGCGGGCCATGCCGGATGGAAGCGCCGGATTTGCAGAAAATCTATGAGAAGTACGGCGGACAGATTGACATGTACGGGGTGAACGTGACGAGCAGCGACAACCCCGAAGCCGCGCAAGCTTTTGTGCAAACTTACAAGTTAACCTTTCCCATCCCGATGGACGTAAGCGGCTCGGTGTCCAACCGTTATCTCGTACAGGCTTTCCCCACGACTTACTTGATCGACGCACAGGGCATTATTCGCAAAAAAATCATCGGAATGATTGACGCAAGCACGCTGGAGCTGGAGCTTCGGCAGCTTCAGAACGAGAAAAAGTAG
- a CDS encoding YycC family protein — translation MRPLQISPETAVKLAEALNVPLERLMHMPQHILLQKMMELAKQEQEADKQAPGKSE, via the coding sequence ATGCGTCCCTTGCAAATCTCGCCGGAAACCGCAGTGAAGCTTGCCGAAGCCTTGAATGTTCCATTGGAGCGGCTGATGCACATGCCGCAGCACATTCTTTTGCAAAAAATGATGGAGCTGGCCAAGCAGGAGCAGGAAGCGGACAAGCAAGCGCCTGGCAAATCCGAGTAA
- a CDS encoding thioredoxin family protein, protein MAANVAHKFRTGLTPKAFVEGMTKNQEAFQSWSEAFAWADEQERAFFASLQHRDDLRCLILAAEWCGDVVRNLPVVLHALKETDMPVEIMVMEDHLDLMDEFLTMGGRAIPVVIFADTGGHVLAKWGPRPSHVQAVMTAFKQQNPDRNAPDYEEKIKVARAEMLKQYGEGTGYQQVIVKELKELLSAI, encoded by the coding sequence ATGGCTGCAAATGTCGCACATAAGTTTCGCACGGGACTGACGCCAAAAGCGTTCGTCGAAGGCATGACCAAAAATCAGGAGGCTTTCCAAAGCTGGTCGGAAGCGTTTGCTTGGGCAGATGAGCAGGAGCGGGCGTTTTTTGCCTCGCTGCAACATCGGGATGACCTCAGATGCCTGATTCTCGCCGCAGAATGGTGCGGGGACGTGGTACGAAACTTGCCCGTCGTTCTCCACGCGCTGAAAGAAACGGACATGCCTGTCGAAATCATGGTCATGGAAGACCACCTCGACCTGATGGATGAGTTTTTGACCATGGGCGGCCGCGCGATCCCGGTCGTTATTTTCGCAGATACAGGCGGACATGTCCTGGCCAAATGGGGCCCGCGCCCAAGCCACGTCCAGGCAGTCATGACCGCATTCAAGCAGCAAAATCCCGACCGCAACGCGCCGGACTACGAAGAAAAAATCAAAGTAGCGCGCGCGGAAATGCTCAAGCAGTACGGCGAAGGAACCGGCTACCAGCAAGTCATCGTCAAGGAATTGAAAGAGCTGCTTTCCGCGATTTAG
- a CDS encoding site-specific integrase, translating into MNRLFDAVKGDPIELAVLLAAFYGLRRSEVVGLKWDAIDFKNKTITIQHTVIETSVEGKLIIVEKDRTKNKSSHRSLPLVAAFEELLLRIKKQQEQDRYLYKDSYCTDYLDYIYLDKLGHRIKPGYIMQLFPIVLSRHNLRRIRYHDLRHSCASLLLANGVSMKEIQAWLGHSDFSTTANIYAHLDVSTKITSAHAMSECLQL; encoded by the coding sequence ATGAACAGGTTATTCGACGCGGTCAAAGGCGATCCAATTGAATTAGCCGTATTGCTCGCTGCATTTTATGGCTTACGTCGAAGTGAAGTAGTCGGGTTAAAGTGGGATGCGATTGACTTCAAGAATAAAACCATAACCATTCAACATACTGTGATCGAAACGTCTGTTGAAGGGAAACTTATTATCGTAGAGAAAGACCGTACCAAAAATAAATCAAGTCATCGTTCCTTGCCGCTGGTTGCAGCATTTGAAGAACTTCTATTACGGATAAAGAAACAACAAGAACAAGACAGATACCTATATAAAGATTCTTACTGCACCGATTACCTCGATTACATTTATCTGGACAAGCTAGGGCATCGAATTAAGCCAGGATATATTATGCAACTCTTTCCCATCGTACTCTCAAGGCATAATTTGCGACGAATTCGCTATCACGATTTGAGGCATAGCTGCGCCAGCCTACTTCTGGCCAATGGAGTTAGCATGAAAGAAATACAAGCATGGTTGGGGCATAGCGATTTCTCAACAACAGCAAATATTTATGCCCATTTGGATGTCAGTACGAAAATCACTTCAGCCCATGCAATGAGCGAATGTTTACAGCTTTAA
- a CDS encoding Arm DNA-binding domain-containing protein yields MVAGHLQEKKGYFYIVLNYKDECGKRKNKWISTGLSVKGNKKKAEALLIEARKNFEVPQQVDQENPLFSDFMLQWLEMMKHRIHYHANIRKALQYAFKTDMIPSNPADKVERPKKINLSAVFMTKKR; encoded by the coding sequence TTGGTAGCAGGCCACCTACAGGAGAAGAAAGGTTATTTCTACATCGTCTTAAATTATAAAGACGAATGCGGAAAGAGGAAAAATAAGTGGATTTCCACGGGTTTGTCTGTGAAAGGCAATAAGAAGAAAGCCGAAGCATTGCTTATTGAAGCTCGTAAAAATTTTGAAGTTCCCCAACAAGTAGATCAAGAAAACCCATTGTTTTCTGATTTTATGCTTCAGTGGCTGGAAATGATGAAACATCGTATTCACTACCACGCTAACATCCGAAAAGCGCTTCAATATGCGTTTAAAACGGATATGATTCCATCGAATCCCGCGGATAAAGTAGAACGCCCGAAAAAAATAAATTTGTCGGCAGTTTTTATGACAAAGAAGAGATGA
- a CDS encoding transposase yields the protein MEATRKRTHARGTHRRGRHEQRLLHTIPDKLKPEELQELKIWLAEDPHLERLYFALQDIRTVYAVETQEAGEEALQKWIVDHLYSPTPAVRSIAKTIVQWQEPIQHYFSFRVTNAKIEGTHNKVKVIKRRAYGYRNLERFKIRIRLECKPAT from the coding sequence TTGGAAGCTACCCGAAAACGCACTCATGCTCGTGGGACACATCGTCGGGGCAGACATGAGCAACGCCTGCTCCATACGATCCCTGACAAGCTGAAGCCCGAAGAGCTTCAGGAACTGAAGATTTGGTTAGCAGAAGATCCACATCTGGAACGACTCTACTTTGCGCTTCAAGACATAAGAACCGTGTATGCCGTTGAAACCCAAGAGGCAGGGGAGGAAGCGCTTCAGAAATGGATTGTCGACCATCTCTATTCTCCGACTCCTGCGGTTCGTTCCATTGCCAAAACGATTGTCCAGTGGCAAGAGCCCATTCAGCATTATTTTTCCTTTCGGGTAACGAATGCCAAGATTGAAGGGACACACAACAAAGTGAAGGTAATCAAACGAAGAGCCTACGGCTACCGCAATCTAGAGAGATTCAAGATTCGCATTAGACTGGAGTGTAAACCGGCTACATAA
- a CDS encoding PilZ domain-containing protein, with product MMSKVVNILVSVHKLRDTERRRAFRINLLDQVCIFEFIDFGDKLLEPLMQRKGEGKIKNIGRTGIKLSCEFDLPVRKQIFLQLYFVLDDEEFTFKGKIIRKEELMNEIIYGIDFIEADPKEEQRLLQVIQRMEIERRKKTE from the coding sequence ATGATGAGCAAAGTGGTCAACATTTTGGTGAGCGTTCACAAATTGAGAGATACGGAAAGAAGAAGGGCTTTCCGAATAAATCTTCTGGATCAGGTATGCATATTTGAGTTTATCGATTTTGGTGATAAATTATTGGAACCTTTGATGCAAAGAAAAGGAGAAGGGAAGATAAAGAACATCGGCCGTACAGGTATAAAATTGAGCTGTGAATTTGATTTGCCTGTCAGAAAACAGATTTTTTTGCAACTCTATTTTGTGCTTGATGATGAGGAGTTTACTTTTAAAGGAAAGATTATACGAAAAGAGGAACTGATGAATGAAATAATTTATGGAATTGACTTTATTGAAGCGGATCCCAAAGAAGAACAACGATTACTTCAGGTGATACAAAGAATGGAAATTGAAAGAAGGAAGAAGACGGAATAA
- a CDS encoding EAL domain-containing protein produces the protein MKLCYVASFSKIPNCFFVWQLKKTDCMTWIFAPFIMLWLKVVHLLKDKGYAIAIDDFGKGESSLQTVIELEPDFVKLDRYYAVKLSASIKKQNEIQMLLKLCQQKNMKLILEGIEEPTNLAMAKLLGVHLGQGYLLGEPLPISEIH, from the coding sequence ATGAAGCTTTGTTACGTTGCAAGTTTTTCAAAAATCCCGAATTGTTTTTTCGTTTGGCAATTGAAAAAAACAGATTGTATGACTTGGATATTTGCTCCGTTCATCATGCTCTGGCTAAAAGTGGTACATCTTTTGAAGGATAAGGGGTATGCCATTGCAATTGATGATTTCGGTAAAGGGGAGTCATCGTTGCAGACTGTCATTGAACTTGAGCCAGACTTTGTGAAATTGGATCGATATTATGCCGTGAAACTTTCCGCTTCAATTAAAAAACAAAACGAGATTCAGATGCTCTTGAAGCTTTGCCAGCAAAAAAACATGAAATTGATATTGGAAGGGATTGAAGAGCCAACCAATTTAGCAATGGCTAAGTTATTGGGAGTTCATTTAGGGCAAGGATACTTATTAGGAGAACCCTTGCCGATCAGCGAGATTCACTAA